One segment of Anastrepha obliqua isolate idAnaObli1 chromosome 3, idAnaObli1_1.0, whole genome shotgun sequence DNA contains the following:
- the LOC129241668 gene encoding protein masquerade, which produces MNLNWKTTLVVCFTLLHLPLGIYSQDDSLAGSFLSGLLDTITSTADSKDCPGVCVHTLATLICYEVLDDIPCPSPSMKCCIESAPGKNITLAHTSTTSTSTTTSTTSTTKRPTTTTTKLTTTSTTAKPKPKTTSKRPTTTTTTTTTTKKSIITKKPTTTSTLAPKKADEKDAGPNDSAKVQNCTGVCVADRIAEYCEAYLTTSGLCTAGTKCCVSLNDYANTKLPKDIYVPAKHMANLHNMQYKNNKTSIATKQTATKATTSTTSASSTTITTPEPARTKITNNINANKPAKHKKTPPTTTTTTEDPADEEQEVEDDDAEAEGETNNDANDKAENPNGQTLKECEGECMNGIFAIFCDDIDSEAFCPGEGSCCVTGAASEATPTLATKTTPTKPATKIAKPQQKPAAKPAPPQQSVPPLLQSVGGGNDFFSQILSFAENTLGGTGNQPAPQTPPPVQRCPGFCLLNIMAAFCERPSVLITTPTTCAKGSVCCDNTASPPKLPPQNRRPPAPSATTPATAPYVVPSTPLPDPREECPGSCIVPLLSFTCFKNAEMTDLFKCKRSGQICCAPKSRILEKQQFQTRNDTLYTNYPPPPPMVGVPQPYPPQPQYPPPHYMVTQSPQTHHHYPPPPPPPILQQQHQPQPQQPTYDYAHYGPALVPQQQGHPPPPPLPPTTTITTTTTTTTTPRPHIYSKYVCGVKGTLRSGRSRFSPALSLVSYARAMYGIQRSSRQLSQLSQPQIQLNKSNERLILGSTIVPIQIHNDLIPSDEWPDANQLRSYHEHNSISAAAVQSHYRHSVVGEPVFAMNYNASRRRARVVGGEDGDNGEWCWQVALINSLNQYLCGAALIGTQWVLTAAHCVTNIVRSGDAIYVRVGDYDLTRKYGSPGAQTLRVATTYIHHNHNSQTLDNDIALLKLHGQAELRDGVCLVCLPARGVNHAAGKRCTVTGYGYMGEAGPIPLRVREAEIPIVSDAECIRKVNAVTEKIFILPASSFCAGGEEGNDACQGDGGGPLVCQDDGFFELAGLVSWGFGCGRVDVPGVYVKVSSFIGWINQIISVNNL; this is translated from the exons ATGAATTTAAATTGGAAGACCACTTTAGTGGTCTGTTTCACTCTACTACATTTACCATTGGGAATATACAGTCAAGATGACTCCTTAGCGGGAAGTTTTCTATCGG GGCTCCTAGACACTATCACAAGCACAGCCGATTCGAAGGATTGTCCCGGAGTTTGTGTCCATACTTTGGCCACGCTAATTTGCTATGAAGTACTCGATGATATACCATGTCCATCGCCTAGTATGAAGTGTTGTATTGAAAGTGCACCAG GTAAAAACATTACCTTGGCGCATACCAGCACAACTTCTACGTCAACCACTACCAGTACAACAAGCACTACCAAGCGTCCAACAACCACGACTACCAAATTGACTACCACCTCAACTACAGCTAAACCGAAACCGAAGACCACTTCTAAGCGGCCAACTACAACCACCACTACAACGACAACCACTAAAAAGTCAATCATCACCAAGAAACCGACTACTACCAGCACATTGGCGCCCAAAAAGGCTGATGAAAAGGATGCTGGACCCAATGATAGTGCGAAAG TGCAAAACTGCACGGGCGTTTGTGTGGCCGATCGTATTGCCGAATATTGTGAGGCATATTTGACCACAAGTGGGCTCTGTACAGCGGGCACGAAATGTTGCGTCTCGTTGAATGATTACGCAAATACGAAACTTCCGAAGGATATCTATGTACCAGCTA AACACATGGCGAATCTGCATAAtatgcaatataaaaataataagaccAGCATTGCTACGAAACAAACCGCCACTAAA gCAACCACCTCGACAACGTCAGCCTCAAGTACCACCATCACCACACCTGAGCCGGCGCGCACCAAGATTACTAATAATATTAACGCCAACAAGCCGGCGAAACATAAGAAAACTCCGCCTACAACAACCACTACAACCGAAGATCCCGCCGATGAGGAGCAGGAAGTGGAGGACGATGATGCCGAGGCAGAAGGTGAAACCAACAACGACGCCAATGACAAAGCTGAAAATCCGAATGGTCAAACTCTAAAGGAATGTGAGGGTGAATGCATGAATggcatttttgctattttttgtgatGACATCGACTCAGAGGCATTCTGTCCCGGTGAAGGCAGTTGTTGTGTAACGGGTGCTGCCTCTGAGGCCACACCGACTCTTGCTACTAAAACAACACCGACCAAACCGGCGACAAAGATTGCCAAGCCACAGCAAAAACCGGCTGCTAAACCAGCACCGCCACAGCAGAGTGTACCGCCCCTATTACAGTCCGTAGGTGGCGGTAATGATTTCTTCTCACAAATACTATCCTTCGCAGAAAACACGCTCGGTGGCACTGGAAATCAGCCAGCTCCTCAGACACCACCGCCCGTGCAGCGTTGCCCAGGCTTTTGTTTGCTCAACATAATGGCGGCCTTCTGCGAGCGGCCTTCGGTGCTTatcacaacaccaacaacatgcGCCAAAGGTTCAGTCTGCTGCGACAATAC TGCTTCCCCACCAAAACTCCCACCACAAAACAGACGACCCCCTGCGCCATCGGCTACAACACCCGCTACCGCACCTTATGTTGTGCCCAGCACACCACTGCCAGATCCACGTGAGGAATGCCCTGGCTCCTGCATTGTGCCACTACTTAGCTTCACCTGCTTCA AAAACGCCGAGATGACCGATCTATTCAAGTGCAAGCGTTCTGGCCAAATTTGCTGTGCACCCAAGAGTCGTATTCTCGAAAAGCAACAGTTCCAGACACGCAACGATACTCTCTACACGAATTATCCCCCACCACCGCCAATGGTTGGAGTACCACAGCCATATCCACCGCAACCACAATATCCTCCACCACATTACATGGTTACACAATCGCCGCAAACGCATCACCATTACCCTCCACCCCCACCACCACCAATactacagcagcaacatcagcCTCAACCACAACAACCTACGTATGATTACGCGCACTATGGACCAGCTTTGGTGCCTCAGCAACAGGGTCACCCCCCACCACCGCCACTACCACCcaccacaacaataacaactactACGACCACCACCACAACGCCGCGTCCACATATTTACTCGAAATACGTTTGCGGTGTCAAGGGCACTTTGCGCAGTGGACGCTCACGCTTCTCGCCGGCCCTGTCGCTAGTCTCCTATGCACGTGCGATGTATGGTATACAGCGTTCTTCGCGTCAACTAAGCCAGCTATCCCAGCCACAAATTCAATTGAACAAATCAAATGAACGCCTTATATTGGGATCTACAATAGTGCCCATACAAATACACAACGATCTGATACCGAGCGATGAGTGGCCTGACGCGAACCAGCTGCGGTCATACCATGAACACAACTCAATTTCAGCGGCAGCTGTACAAAGCCATTACCGACACTCGGTGGTCGGTGAACCGGTGTTTGCAATGAATTATAATGCCTCGCGTAGACGAGCCCGTGTGGTTGGCGGCGAGGATGGCGACAATGGAGAGTGGTGCTGGCAAGTGGCGCTGATCAACTCGTTGAATCAGTATTTATGCGGAGCAGCGCTAATCGGTACGCAGTGGGTGTTGACGGCGGCACATTGTGTAACAAA CATTGTACGATCGGGCGATGCCATTTACGTGCGAGTCGGCGACTACGATCTGACACGGAAATACGGCAGTCCTGGCGCGCAAACTCTTCGTGTAGCTACAACGTATATTCACCACAATCATAATAGCCAAACATTGGACAACGACATTGCATTGCTCAAATTGCACGGACAGGCAGAGCTACGAGATGGTGTATGCTTG GTCTGTCTACCAGCTCGTGGCGTCAATCATGCAGCCGGCAAACGTTGCACAGTCACCGGTTACGGATACATGGGTGAAG CCGGTCCGATACCGTTGCGCGTGCGTGAAGCTGAAATACCAATCGTTAGCGATGCAGAGTGCATACGTAAGGTGAATGCAGTCACTGAGAAGATATTTATTCTACCCGCCTCAAGTTTCTGTGCCGGTGGCGAAGAGGGCAACGATGCTTGCCAAGGTGATGGTGGCGGTCCGTTGGTGTGCCAGGATGATGGATTCTTTGAGCTGGCCGGGTTGGTGTCCTGGGGTTTCGGTTGCGGACGCGTTGATGTGCCAGGTGTATATGTAAAAGTCTCCTCATTCATCGGTTGGATCAATCAAATTATCAGCGTTAATAATTTATAG